Proteins from a single region of Psychrobacter cryohalolentis K5:
- a CDS encoding leucine-rich repeat domain-containing protein yields MQLSKREHIALELLKTKNFSTKKSFKLADEFSISSLDVDHPISEDCDLKKIWQWADEFNIPESEIPRNKDQLLSMSHLQILRDYDGNSRCLTYLPEAIGILVNLKQIHLLNHELTKLPDSIGNLKKLMFISVDRNNLTELPDSICKLRKLQVLTATRNSLIKLPNEIGSLMSLQLIELAGNKLNKLPSSITHLTELEILDIRWNRLTELPDTIGQLSELQELHIEENFLTNLPDSIGELSYLEEIHFDNNHITRVPEGICNLKRINTLVLDNSIFENSSNSVKGFLNGIESFEKKL; encoded by the coding sequence ATGCAATTATCTAAACGTGAGCATATAGCCCTTGAGCTATTGAAAACTAAAAACTTTTCTACAAAAAAATCTTTTAAACTTGCTGATGAATTCAGCATCTCTTCACTTGATGTTGATCATCCTATTTCAGAAGACTGTGACCTTAAGAAAATATGGCAATGGGCAGATGAGTTTAATATCCCTGAAAGCGAGATTCCTCGTAATAAAGATCAGTTGCTATCAATGAGTCATTTGCAAATACTAAGAGATTACGATGGTAATTCTCGCTGCCTAACCTACTTGCCTGAAGCTATTGGGATACTAGTCAATTTAAAGCAAATTCATTTATTAAATCATGAGCTAACTAAACTACCTGATAGCATTGGTAACTTAAAGAAGCTAATGTTCATATCTGTTGATCGTAACAATCTAACAGAATTACCTGATAGCATATGCAAACTTAGAAAATTACAAGTTCTCACTGCAACAAGAAATTCGTTAATTAAGTTACCTAATGAAATTGGGAGCTTAATGAGTTTGCAACTAATTGAACTAGCAGGCAATAAACTGAATAAACTACCATCTAGTATTACTCATTTGACTGAGCTAGAAATACTTGACATTAGATGGAATCGACTAACTGAGCTACCCGATACTATAGGTCAGCTATCAGAATTACAAGAACTTCACATTGAAGAAAACTTCCTAACGAATCTGCCTGATAGCATTGGTGAGCTATCCTACCTAGAAGAGATTCACTTTGACAATAATCATATAACAAGAGTTCCTGAAGGTATCTGCAATCTTAAAAGAATTAATACCTTAGTCTTGGATAATAGCATATTCGAGAATTCGTCTAATTCAGTTAAGGGTTTTTTAAATGGCATAGAGAGTTTTGAGAAAAAATTATAG
- a CDS encoding type I restriction endonuclease subunit R: MSYEYSEDGMVEEATKDVLIELGWEVVTAWKKETFGKDGLLGRENRSEVILTRELSHALVTLNPGLPDTAYQQAIDIITQKTADKTLGKINQEKYKLLKDGVPVKFTNSDNELEERDLKVFDYQDYSNNSFLAVSQLEVVGDLYNRRPDIVGFVNGIPLVFFELKAHHQDLRHAYDDNFTDYKDTIPAIFHCNGFVILSNGTESKVGTVTSPYKYFLDWKRIEEDAEGVVSLDTMIRGTCDPKRLMDIFENFLLFDTSYGEVVKLMAKNHQYIGVNKVIDQVDNIEDLQGKLGVFWHTQGSGKSYSMVFLCEKIHRKMGGSYTFLLVVDRSELESQIYDTFSGVGVVNKKELIAGKKSGMTGREHLRELLSENHRYIFTLIHKFSIDPNKESEYPLITNRKNVIVISDEAHRTQGGTYARNMRFYGLPNASYLGFTGTPIIKDEEELTKDIFGDYVSVYDFKRAVEDGATLPLRYLNKGELLNIDNPKLDEEMAEVLENEDLTEDQRQKLIHKFSRNYPILTAQSRLETIAKDLVWHFNERGYQGKAMLVALDKPTAVRMYDLIKRYWGEYLIELQKRIDNAEDVQEAQELGRKFNRVTETEVCVVVSGEQNEVDKFKKLGLDVATHRKKMVERDLEKEFKDPDNPFRLAIVCAMWITGFDAQCVSTVYLDKPIKGHTLMQTIARANRVYDDEKENGLIVDYGNVYEQLEKAYSVYGEGGTGGGGKGTGPEKPIPELSELEVELKIAIEETIKHLGSLGFDLESLKNASPMLRISKLQEAENCVCLNETSRATFEVMAQNVFRKYKALFPEPQAKSHTKDHNAIEAIYKQLNKKAKSADITEVMKKLQSLVSDSISVKQSHNVDGVYIDLSNLDFDKLKAAFAKSDQKNTMTYTLQQIIENKLEQMLKENPLRIEFYERYKEIIDAYNAGKSLENTVKAFDDLNDFVRDLSVEEQRAVRENLGDQEVLAIFDLLTKGKELNNEDVKKVKKVAKDTLDKLKVEKLSIERWRESREVIAQVKIVIHENMLHLPIESYSDEDVDTKATDVYQHIFASYRGGNDSVYRMSA, translated from the coding sequence ATGAGCTACGAATATTCAGAAGATGGCATGGTTGAGGAAGCGACCAAAGACGTATTAATTGAGCTTGGCTGGGAAGTCGTAACAGCTTGGAAAAAAGAAACCTTTGGTAAGGACGGTCTACTTGGAAGAGAGAATAGATCAGAGGTCATTCTCACTCGTGAGTTAAGCCATGCTTTGGTTACCCTAAATCCTGGCTTGCCTGATACCGCTTATCAGCAAGCTATCGACATCATTACTCAAAAAACGGCAGATAAAACGCTTGGTAAGATCAACCAAGAAAAGTATAAGCTGCTAAAAGATGGTGTCCCTGTTAAATTCACTAATAGCGATAATGAACTTGAAGAGCGCGATCTAAAGGTCTTTGATTATCAAGACTATAGCAATAATAGCTTTTTGGCGGTAAGCCAATTAGAAGTGGTTGGAGATCTATATAACCGTCGCCCTGATATAGTGGGTTTTGTTAATGGCATTCCGCTAGTGTTCTTTGAGTTAAAAGCTCATCATCAGGATCTGCGTCACGCTTATGATGATAACTTTACTGATTATAAAGATACCATCCCTGCTATTTTTCATTGCAACGGCTTCGTTATCCTTAGTAATGGTACAGAGTCTAAAGTAGGAACGGTAACCAGCCCTTATAAGTACTTCCTTGATTGGAAGCGTATTGAGGAAGATGCAGAAGGGGTAGTTAGCTTAGATACCATGATTCGTGGTACTTGTGACCCAAAACGCTTAATGGATATTTTTGAGAACTTTCTATTGTTCGACACCTCCTATGGTGAAGTCGTTAAGCTGATGGCAAAAAATCACCAATATATTGGCGTTAATAAAGTCATCGATCAAGTCGATAATATTGAAGATTTGCAGGGCAAGCTTGGTGTGTTTTGGCACACTCAAGGCAGTGGTAAGTCTTACTCAATGGTTTTCTTATGCGAGAAAATCCATCGGAAGATGGGAGGGTCTTATACCTTCTTATTGGTAGTTGATAGAAGCGAGTTAGAAAGTCAGATCTATGATACTTTTTCAGGCGTTGGCGTCGTTAATAAAAAAGAATTAATTGCAGGTAAAAAGTCAGGAATGACAGGGCGCGAGCACTTGCGAGAGCTACTATCGGAAAACCATAGATACATATTTACCCTGATTCATAAGTTCTCTATTGACCCAAATAAAGAGAGCGAATATCCATTAATAACTAATCGTAAGAACGTCATTGTGATATCGGATGAAGCTCATCGTACACAAGGTGGTACTTATGCACGCAATATGCGGTTTTATGGTTTACCTAATGCGTCGTATTTGGGCTTTACAGGTACGCCGATTATCAAAGACGAAGAAGAGCTGACCAAAGATATATTTGGTGACTATGTGTCTGTTTATGACTTTAAACGTGCTGTTGAAGATGGGGCGACTTTGCCTCTTCGTTATCTTAATAAAGGAGAGCTGCTTAACATCGATAATCCAAAGCTTGATGAAGAAATGGCTGAAGTTTTAGAGAATGAAGATCTAACCGAAGATCAAAGACAGAAGCTTATTCATAAGTTTAGTAGAAACTATCCGATACTCACGGCACAATCCCGATTAGAGACTATTGCCAAAGATTTAGTATGGCACTTCAATGAACGTGGTTATCAGGGTAAGGCGATGCTTGTCGCTCTCGATAAGCCTACAGCTGTACGTATGTATGATCTTATTAAGCGCTATTGGGGTGAATACCTAATTGAGCTACAAAAGCGTATTGATAATGCAGAAGATGTTCAAGAGGCTCAAGAGCTAGGAAGGAAATTTAATCGAGTCACTGAAACTGAAGTGTGTGTGGTGGTCAGTGGCGAGCAGAATGAAGTTGATAAGTTTAAAAAGCTTGGATTAGACGTTGCTACCCATCGTAAGAAGATGGTTGAGCGAGACCTAGAAAAGGAATTTAAAGATCCTGATAATCCATTTCGTTTAGCGATTGTCTGTGCAATGTGGATCACAGGCTTTGATGCACAGTGTGTATCTACCGTATATCTAGATAAGCCTATCAAAGGTCATACTCTAATGCAGACCATTGCAAGGGCGAACCGTGTCTATGACGATGAGAAAGAGAATGGCTTAATTGTTGATTACGGTAATGTCTATGAGCAGTTAGAAAAAGCATATTCTGTATATGGTGAAGGTGGTACTGGTGGAGGTGGTAAAGGAACAGGTCCTGAAAAGCCAATCCCTGAATTATCTGAGTTAGAGGTAGAGCTGAAAATTGCTATTGAAGAAACCATCAAGCATCTTGGATCGTTGGGCTTTGATCTTGAATCTCTCAAGAATGCCAGTCCAATGCTTAGAATTAGCAAATTACAAGAAGCAGAAAACTGTGTGTGCTTAAATGAGACAAGCCGAGCAACTTTTGAGGTTATGGCGCAGAATGTTTTTAGAAAATACAAAGCCCTCTTTCCTGAGCCACAAGCCAAGTCTCATACTAAAGATCATAATGCTATCGAGGCTATTTATAAGCAGCTCAATAAAAAAGCCAAATCAGCAGATATCACTGAAGTGATGAAGAAGCTACAAAGTTTAGTGAGCGATAGCATTAGCGTAAAACAGAGTCATAATGTAGATGGTGTTTATATTGACTTAAGTAACTTGGATTTTGACAAGCTGAAAGCTGCTTTCGCAAAGTCTGATCAAAAAAATACTATGACATATACGCTTCAACAGATCATTGAAAATAAGCTGGAGCAAATGTTAAAGGAGAATCCTTTAAGGATTGAGTTCTATGAGCGTTATAAAGAGATCATTGATGCTTACAATGCTGGTAAGTCTCTAGAGAATACAGTGAAAGCTTTCGATGATCTAAACGATTTTGTTAGAGATCTATCTGTTGAAGAGCAGAGAGCTGTAAGAGAAAATCTAGGCGATCAAGAAGTGTTGGCAATTTTCGATTTATTAACTAAAGGAAAAGAGCTAAACAATGAAGATGTTAAAAAAGTTAAAAAAGTCGCTAAGGATACGTTAGATAAATTAAAAGTAGAAAAGTTAAGTATCGAGCGTTGGCGAGAAAGTCGTGAAGTAATCGCTCAAGTTAAGATCGTTATTCATGAGAATATGTTGCACTTACCTATTGAATCATATAGTGATGAAGATGTTGATACTAAAGCAACAGATGTCTATCAGCATATCTTTGCCAGCTACCGTGGTGGTAATGATAGTGTTTATAGAATGAGCGCTTAA
- a CDS encoding restriction endonuclease subunit S: protein MKEDWREYTIDDVAKIINGYAFKSKDFISSGVPIIKIKSLKDKMLVIDNGDFVDKDFLKLNEKYHIQYDDFVIAMTGSHITLPSSAVGRVAKSRHKEKLLLNQRVGKFKVKDKICDHNFLYYFLTTDYFFQNVGLRAKGAGNQANISNGDIGSIKIHLPPLPTQQKIASILSAYYDLIENNIRRIELLEEQAQLIYEEWFVRKKFPNYENTQIDAETGLPEGWEKKGLDYLCSKITDGTHDSPKQVNHGCYLVTGKHLNKGIIDFESAYQISIEDHEKIRKRSGIEKGDILFSNIGTLGNIGVVTEDFEYSCKNVVIFKKKNCFDSFLYCYLTNPINKIKLDNQSSGVAQKFYSLSFIRRFQDFFPQEPLIKKFDEIVQPIFELKYKLHQQNQLLQEARDILLPRLMMGIIEV, encoded by the coding sequence ATGAAGGAAGACTGGAGAGAATATACTATAGATGACGTTGCTAAAATTATTAATGGCTATGCTTTCAAATCAAAAGATTTTATCAGTTCAGGTGTACCTATTATTAAGATTAAAAGTCTAAAAGACAAAATGCTTGTCATTGATAATGGAGACTTCGTTGATAAAGATTTTTTAAAGTTAAACGAAAAGTATCATATTCAATATGATGACTTTGTAATTGCTATGACTGGTTCACATATAACACTTCCTTCATCAGCAGTTGGAAGAGTCGCTAAATCAAGGCACAAAGAAAAACTTTTACTTAATCAGCGTGTTGGAAAATTCAAAGTAAAAGATAAGATCTGCGATCATAATTTTTTATATTACTTCTTAACAACAGATTATTTTTTTCAAAATGTAGGATTGCGTGCCAAAGGTGCTGGAAACCAAGCGAATATAAGCAATGGAGATATAGGTAGTATCAAAATTCATCTTCCACCACTACCAACCCAACAAAAAATTGCTAGCATCTTATCAGCCTATTATGACTTAATCGAAAATAATATAAGACGTATTGAGCTATTAGAAGAGCAAGCACAGCTCATCTATGAAGAATGGTTCGTACGTAAGAAATTTCCAAATTATGAGAACACACAAATTGATGCAGAGACAGGTTTGCCAGAGGGTTGGGAGAAAAAAGGGTTAGATTATTTATGTTCAAAAATTACAGATGGTACTCATGACTCACCCAAGCAAGTAAATCATGGATGCTACTTAGTTACTGGGAAACACCTTAATAAAGGCATTATTGATTTTGAATCAGCTTATCAAATAAGCATAGAAGATCATGAAAAAATTAGAAAAAGAAGTGGTATCGAAAAAGGGGATATATTATTTTCGAATATTGGTACGTTAGGAAATATTGGTGTAGTAACAGAAGATTTTGAATATAGCTGTAAAAACGTGGTTATTTTTAAGAAAAAGAATTGTTTTGATTCTTTTCTGTATTGTTACTTAACTAATCCTATAAACAAGATAAAGTTAGATAATCAGTCATCAGGGGTTGCTCAGAAATTTTACAGTTTGTCATTTATTAGAAGATTTCAGGATTTTTTCCCACAAGAGCCGCTTATAAAAAAATTTGACGAAATTGTTCAACCTATATTTGAACTAAAATATAAATTACATCAGCAAAATCAGCTTTTACAAGAAGCCCGAGACATTCTCTTACCACGTCTGATGATGGGTATTATCGAAGTATAA
- a CDS encoding DUF262 domain-containing protein encodes MKIDADVFSIQELEKYYFVVPDYQREYVWEADKHIYQFLVDIDEEFEANSHDQQSYFIGSIIVVKKDSKYDVIDGQQRLTTIVISLCAMRNILEDLQKKGQLTDMSSSILDIIKGWLFKFDLKTKSTLSRLELQYDESNGYLETIIQKKTYEGEITNSIQKMQKAYNRIFKHLQDYLNQGVERFEEYTQYFLTNVNVVVIESDNLGSALKIFETINQRGAGLNAMDLVKNLMFSKANADDFETIKTKWKQITNDLQACDEGDKPLRFLRYFMIARYHNGIIREDDLYSWIISKEGKDKLQYETKPLNLVNEMAIAAKRYSHLVQATNSDSSNIGINKYPNVVKIGYINKQRSRQHLMLLMALDLNCNDDVVNYLAQQIESFLFFSNTLKIQTNSYERRFTDWAIKLRGKRNIEEVVNLVDEAVIPFLRGYLSDFKNSFLQIRHYDYNPQYRERYILGCLNTELCKQAGLTPLSQDNIQKLQIEHILPQTLINLDASDEFGEEERDKYTFMLGNTTLLESQINQAINNCNDLSTDWFGMKQAEYIHSNFVLTKLLNDQYAIGKNTGLNRLKNKLNCQFDEWTKTSIEQRQQMLMELAFDHWQLNGKRLDEYDRASTVNNI; translated from the coding sequence ATGAAGATTGATGCAGATGTCTTTAGTATTCAAGAGCTTGAAAAATACTATTTTGTAGTTCCAGACTATCAAAGGGAATATGTCTGGGAAGCAGATAAACATATTTATCAGTTTTTAGTTGATATAGACGAAGAATTTGAAGCCAATTCTCACGATCAACAAAGCTATTTTATCGGCTCAATCATTGTTGTAAAAAAAGACAGTAAATACGATGTCATTGACGGTCAACAACGTTTAACGACTATTGTCATTAGCTTATGTGCAATGCGTAATATCCTAGAAGACTTACAAAAAAAGGGGCAGCTTACTGACATGAGCAGTAGCATCCTAGATATTATAAAAGGTTGGCTCTTTAAGTTTGACTTGAAGACTAAGTCTACACTTTCTCGCCTTGAGCTACAGTATGATGAAAGCAATGGGTACTTAGAAACTATAATCCAAAAAAAGACATATGAAGGTGAAATAACTAATTCAATCCAAAAGATGCAAAAAGCATATAATCGTATTTTTAAACATCTACAAGACTACTTAAATCAAGGGGTAGAGCGTTTCGAGGAATATACCCAATATTTTTTAACGAATGTTAACGTTGTCGTAATTGAATCGGATAACCTAGGTAGCGCGCTTAAAATATTTGAGACGATTAACCAACGTGGCGCTGGTCTAAATGCAATGGATTTAGTTAAGAACCTGATGTTTAGTAAAGCTAATGCTGACGACTTTGAAACTATCAAAACCAAGTGGAAGCAAATTACTAATGATCTCCAAGCTTGTGATGAAGGGGATAAACCGTTACGTTTTTTAAGATACTTTATGATTGCACGTTATCATAATGGCATCATTCGTGAAGATGATTTGTACTCGTGGATCATATCTAAAGAAGGTAAGGATAAACTACAGTATGAGACCAAGCCGCTAAACTTAGTGAATGAAATGGCTATAGCAGCTAAACGTTACAGCCATTTAGTACAAGCCACAAATAGCGATAGCAGTAATATAGGTATTAATAAATACCCTAATGTAGTCAAGATTGGTTATATAAACAAACAACGCTCACGTCAGCATTTAATGTTATTGATGGCATTGGACTTGAATTGTAATGACGATGTAGTTAACTATTTAGCTCAGCAAATCGAAAGCTTCTTATTTTTCTCTAATACTCTTAAGATTCAAACTAACAGTTATGAGAGGCGTTTTACAGACTGGGCTATAAAATTACGCGGAAAGCGTAATATAGAGGAAGTCGTAAACCTTGTTGATGAAGCTGTCATACCCTTTCTAAGAGGCTATTTATCTGACTTCAAAAATAGTTTTTTGCAGATAAGACACTATGACTATAATCCACAATATCGAGAGCGCTATATTTTAGGTTGCCTAAATACTGAACTATGCAAACAAGCGGGACTAACTCCGCTTAGTCAAGACAACATACAAAAGCTTCAAATTGAACACATTCTCCCACAAACCTTAATTAATTTAGATGCAAGTGATGAGTTTGGCGAAGAAGAACGCGACAAATATACCTTCATGCTGGGTAATACCACTTTACTTGAGAGTCAAATCAATCAAGCTATTAACAATTGCAACGATCTGTCCACTGATTGGTTTGGAATGAAGCAAGCAGAGTATATACACTCCAATTTTGTGCTGACTAAATTATTAAATGATCAATATGCTATTGGCAAAAATACTGGTCTGAATCGCCTAAAGAATAAGCTAAACTGCCAGTTTGATGAATGGACTAAGACGTCAATTGAGCAAAGACAGCAAATGCTAATGGAGCTAGCCTTTGATCACTGGCAGCTTAATGGCAAGCGTTTAGATGAGTATGACAGAGCAAGTACTGTAAATAATATATAG
- a CDS encoding UvrD-helicase domain-containing protein encodes MREIITVDQLNFNFLGKIFGKKGIRLTEQGLLIDTKKGPTELISFAEVKKFAYIEEGFFGATLFVHNNQSLREHKFLSKTNSTAFLESINKKIAHSLQPHLLNLIEDFNLRVLSNYPRDSKIEPIKSLADELSIFYKDARVPWDYFSNPNLFSEVEKIHNLCPIKQETLGAYHEKINLERRKSFFDSVESNPLTDEQRLGVLRSNDKNMVLAAAGTGKTSVIVAKALDLIDRGLAAPQEILVLAYNKSAAEELKKRLADKAENSGIVLTESPQISTFHALGRKILGDSGISTYMSVFTEDSLKLGAWVTEWLIEYLTQDPKRMVDFISLFPEPVNPFDFKTQEEYERHIRDNEFRTLQGELVKGYQELRIANWLAIHKIAYEYEARYISKRRIDIGFDYQPDFHISDSNIYIEHFGIDRHGNTRPDIDKQAYDDSIDSKRKLHKELETVLVETFHYDWTEDALEARLEERLAAVGVIPDKNSVEEASKELLSKLKEGNQIATWSKMLIKALQATRFERLNENSILDRLEKAGISQAKKKTRILTDLHNAYVEELVATDSIDFDDMIIRAIAVVDNGQYKPQWRYILVDEFQDISASRMEFVNSIIEKGPDPSLTVVGDDWQSIYRFSGGKLELTTRFNELVGPHTLTMLQKTFRYNNSIADTAGTFIMENPEQYQKHIKTHDVINEPQVYLLDDKTGEENGLYSRVAEVVSKIRANDPEGSIAIIARYNYLLKDSRDFLGKENSKGIHFWSFHKSKGLEADYCILIGFFQGKSGFPNGNREDAIPEALLPTLDSFPHSEERRLLYVGITRCKKKSYIIASPTAPSEFVLELLAPKYDINIFSKSFQERHRKIFKCPNCVNGYLRLIKGQYGSFYSCSSGKGCSVGKARVCTKCEAPSVDREHESLCNNRDCGNSMKICNKCGRPMKMRESKFGKFWGCSGYGIPDDQCKNTIKIR; translated from the coding sequence ATGAGAGAGATTATTACCGTTGATCAATTAAATTTTAATTTTCTTGGCAAGATTTTTGGTAAAAAAGGCATCCGTCTGACAGAGCAAGGCTTGCTTATAGACACTAAAAAAGGACCAACTGAGCTCATCTCTTTCGCTGAAGTTAAGAAGTTTGCTTATATTGAAGAAGGATTCTTTGGCGCAACTCTATTTGTTCACAACAATCAATCATTGCGAGAACACAAATTTTTATCCAAAACTAACTCTACAGCGTTTTTAGAGTCTATCAACAAAAAGATTGCTCACTCATTACAACCCCATCTCCTTAACTTAATTGAAGATTTTAACCTTCGAGTTTTGAGTAACTACCCTAGAGATTCTAAAATAGAACCAATTAAGTCATTAGCAGATGAGCTGTCTATATTTTATAAAGATGCTAGGGTGCCATGGGATTACTTTAGCAACCCTAATCTGTTTAGCGAAGTTGAGAAGATACACAACCTCTGCCCTATCAAACAAGAAACCTTAGGCGCGTATCATGAAAAAATCAATCTAGAACGAAGAAAGTCTTTTTTTGATAGCGTAGAGTCAAACCCGTTGACTGATGAGCAAAGACTAGGTGTACTTCGCTCTAATGATAAGAACATGGTACTGGCTGCTGCTGGCACAGGCAAAACCTCTGTAATAGTTGCCAAGGCCCTCGACCTTATTGATAGGGGACTAGCAGCACCTCAAGAGATTCTAGTTCTGGCTTACAATAAATCAGCTGCTGAAGAGTTAAAAAAACGGCTTGCTGATAAAGCTGAGAACTCAGGCATCGTATTAACTGAATCCCCTCAAATTTCAACATTTCACGCTTTAGGTAGAAAAATCCTAGGGGATTCTGGTATCTCAACCTATATGAGCGTCTTCACTGAAGACAGCTTAAAGCTTGGTGCGTGGGTAACAGAGTGGCTAATAGAGTATTTAACACAAGATCCCAAAAGAATGGTCGATTTTATATCGCTATTCCCAGAACCTGTGAATCCTTTCGACTTTAAGACTCAAGAAGAGTATGAGCGGCATATCAGAGACAATGAGTTTAGAACTCTCCAAGGCGAGTTGGTCAAAGGGTATCAGGAACTCAGGATAGCTAACTGGCTGGCTATTCATAAGATCGCATACGAATATGAAGCGCGTTATATCAGTAAGCGTAGAATTGACATAGGTTTTGACTACCAACCTGATTTTCATATATCGGACTCTAATATTTACATCGAGCACTTCGGCATTGATAGGCATGGTAATACTCGACCAGATATTGATAAGCAAGCATATGACGATTCTATAGATAGCAAACGTAAACTGCATAAAGAGCTTGAAACAGTTTTAGTGGAAACATTCCATTATGACTGGACTGAAGATGCACTCGAAGCTCGTCTTGAAGAACGACTGGCTGCTGTTGGGGTTATTCCTGATAAAAACTCAGTTGAAGAGGCTTCAAAAGAATTACTCTCTAAACTCAAGGAAGGCAATCAAATTGCCACTTGGAGCAAAATGCTTATTAAGGCTTTACAAGCCACTCGATTTGAAAGGCTCAATGAAAACTCAATACTTGATAGACTAGAAAAAGCCGGCATCTCACAAGCAAAGAAAAAGACACGCATTCTGACTGACTTGCACAACGCGTATGTTGAAGAGCTTGTAGCTACTGATTCAATTGACTTTGACGATATGATTATTCGTGCAATCGCAGTTGTAGATAATGGTCAATATAAACCTCAATGGAGATATATTCTTGTTGATGAGTTTCAAGATATATCAGCTTCTCGGATGGAGTTTGTTAATAGTATTATTGAGAAAGGTCCTGATCCCTCATTAACCGTTGTCGGTGATGATTGGCAGTCTATCTATCGATTTTCAGGTGGTAAACTTGAGCTCACCACTAGATTCAATGAGTTGGTTGGACCACACACGCTAACAATGCTCCAAAAGACCTTTCGCTATAACAATAGCATTGCTGATACTGCTGGGACGTTCATCATGGAGAACCCTGAGCAGTATCAGAAACACATCAAAACACACGACGTGATTAATGAACCACAAGTATATTTACTAGATGATAAGACTGGTGAAGAGAATGGTCTCTATAGTAGAGTAGCTGAGGTTGTCAGCAAGATTAGAGCAAATGACCCTGAGGGTTCAATAGCGATTATTGCTAGGTATAATTATTTGCTAAAAGATTCACGTGATTTTCTTGGTAAAGAAAATTCAAAAGGCATCCATTTTTGGAGCTTTCACAAATCTAAAGGGCTTGAAGCTGACTATTGCATCTTAATTGGGTTTTTCCAAGGGAAAAGCGGCTTCCCTAATGGAAACCGCGAGGACGCTATTCCAGAAGCCCTACTTCCAACATTAGACTCATTCCCTCATTCTGAAGAACGACGTTTGCTGTATGTTGGTATAACGCGCTGTAAAAAGAAATCGTATATTATTGCTAGTCCCACAGCGCCCTCAGAATTTGTTCTTGAATTACTGGCTCCCAAATATGACATCAACATTTTCTCTAAATCATTTCAAGAACGCCATAGAAAGATATTTAAATGCCCTAACTGCGTAAACGGCTACCTACGCTTAATCAAAGGGCAGTATGGCAGTTTCTATAGCTGTAGTTCTGGAAAAGGTTGTTCGGTAGGTAAGGCGCGCGTCTGCACGAAGTGTGAGGCACCATCTGTTGATAGAGAACATGAAAGCTTATGCAACAATAGAGACTGTGGCAATTCAATGAAAATCTGTAATAAATGCGGTCGTCCCATGAAAATGCGTGAAAGCAAGTTTGGTAAATTCTGGGGCTGTAGCGGATATGGTATTCCTGATGATCAATGTAAAAATACAATCAAGATTCGCTAA